In Mongoliitalea daihaiensis, one DNA window encodes the following:
- a CDS encoding RNA polymerase sigma factor, whose product MQSYTFEKYSQEEIIHGIKSNDPKILRVFYSSQYKKVEQYVLANNGTSDDAKDIYQEAFVVLWKKVKSDRFQPENGTAISGYLYQIAKNKWLDKLRANKNKTTVEIHPNLSLENDLPNHDQEAQHQWVVKEFDNLGKNCKEVLRRFYFLKETMEQIALAFNWTAATARNNKYRCIQQLKEKWKTNTNKELE is encoded by the coding sequence ATGCAGTCCTATACTTTTGAGAAATATAGCCAAGAGGAAATTATCCATGGGATCAAAAGCAATGATCCAAAGATTCTGAGGGTGTTCTATTCCAGTCAATACAAAAAGGTAGAACAATATGTGTTGGCAAATAACGGAACATCTGATGACGCCAAGGATATCTATCAGGAAGCGTTTGTAGTGCTTTGGAAAAAGGTCAAATCGGATCGGTTTCAACCTGAAAATGGGACAGCTATATCGGGTTACTTATATCAGATCGCTAAAAATAAGTGGTTGGACAAACTGAGAGCCAATAAGAATAAAACTACTGTGGAAATACATCCAAATCTATCTTTGGAAAACGATCTACCTAATCATGATCAGGAGGCACAGCATCAGTGGGTTGTGAAAGAATTTGATAATTTGGGTAAAAACTGTAAAGAAGTACTGAGACGATTTTATTTTCTGAAGGAAACGATGGAGCAAATTGCCTTAGCATTCAATTGGACTGCTGCAACTGCCCGAAACAATAAATATCGCTGTATTCAGCAGTTAAAAGAAAAGTGGAAGACTAACACCAATAAGGAACTTGAATAA
- a CDS encoding serine hydrolase domain-containing protein: MKHLRHLPIYALLLLIIFSCSSDEDPMPQEPQIVQDDIPEIDSKMAFLMDEFNYPGLSLAIAKDGKLVYAKGYGLMDQGSNRSVNTETKFRYSSVAKTITGIAILQLVEEGKLALNDRVFGDGAILGTRFGSNTYSHRIRNITVNHLLHHLPGGWRNFMDDPVFDGPINLSAEDLISWGLDNVVQATNPGTTYHYSNFGYLILGRIIEQVTGKSYETYVKENILDKVGATNTVLARTAQNQKHLNEATYYSQNNFNPYTTYNIGRSDATAGWVSTPADIAMIFSSIDTQPNRPSILGTTLNDQRRTPLSNSGNYGKGIIRLNHPTLGQAFWHDGFWVGSQSLTISLPNNICVSVVMNSGYAENYNLSLNTIAGQIFEIMASTTITYQDIDQF, from the coding sequence ATGAAACATTTAAGACACCTTCCGATTTATGCACTACTTTTACTAATCATTTTTTCTTGTTCCAGTGATGAGGACCCGATGCCTCAGGAACCGCAGATTGTGCAAGACGATATCCCAGAGATAGATTCCAAAATGGCATTTCTTATGGACGAATTTAATTATCCTGGACTTTCATTGGCAATTGCCAAGGACGGTAAGTTAGTCTATGCCAAAGGCTATGGATTGATGGATCAAGGAAGCAATCGGTCAGTGAACACGGAGACTAAGTTTCGGTATTCATCTGTAGCCAAGACCATAACCGGAATTGCAATCCTTCAATTAGTAGAAGAAGGAAAATTGGCTTTGAATGACAGAGTCTTTGGAGATGGGGCTATTTTAGGTACCAGATTTGGTTCAAATACATATTCCCATCGCATTCGAAATATCACCGTCAATCACTTACTCCACCACTTACCTGGAGGCTGGAGAAACTTTATGGATGATCCTGTTTTTGATGGACCGATCAACCTTTCTGCCGAAGATTTGATTTCTTGGGGTTTAGATAATGTGGTGCAGGCAACCAACCCTGGAACTACCTATCATTATTCCAATTTTGGATACCTGATATTAGGCAGAATCATCGAGCAGGTGACTGGTAAAAGTTATGAGACCTATGTAAAGGAAAATATTTTAGACAAAGTTGGTGCAACGAATACTGTTCTCGCGCGTACTGCACAAAATCAAAAACACTTGAATGAAGCAACGTATTACAGTCAAAATAATTTCAACCCCTATACTACCTACAATATTGGCCGAAGTGATGCTACCGCAGGATGGGTAAGTACTCCAGCGGATATTGCTATGATTTTTTCAAGTATAGATACACAGCCAAATAGGCCATCTATTTTAGGAACAACACTGAATGATCAACGCAGAACTCCATTAAGCAATTCAGGCAATTATGGTAAAGGTATCATCAGACTCAATCACCCAACTTTGGGACAGGCCTTTTGGCATGATGGGTTTTGGGTGGGTTCTCAATCCCTCACCATTTCTTTGCCTAACAATATCTGTGTTAGCGTTGTGATGAATTCAGGGTACGCAGAAAACTATAACCTATCTCTTAATACCATCGCAGGTCAGATATTTGAAATTATGGCTTCCACAACAATTACTTATCAGGATATTGATCAATTTTAA
- the recQ gene encoding DNA helicase RecQ: MEAIIQTNARDVLQQYFGYPSFRGNQEAIISSILAKKDTIVLMPTGGGKSICYQVPAILSEGLTLVISPLISLMKDQVDALNANGISAAFLNSSQSISEQRHISEQIKKSAIKLLYVAPERLFNGSYPLMDFLKEITLGLVAVDEAHCVSQWGHDFRPEYLRIGELRRQFPKVPFIALTATADKRTRADIADKLGLHTPQWFISSFDRNNITYRVTTKQDAMGKLMEFLDFHQKDSGIIYCLSRKNVEETAEQLQARGLSVLPYHAGLAREIREKNQELFIKDEVKIIVATIAFGMGIDKPNVRFVVHMNMPQNIEGYYQETGRAGRDGLPSEALLFYSYQDFMTLNRMMEQAENKEFVEVMQEKLLRMNSFSQSNICRRKYLLNYFGENHPGECGNCDVCFQKGKQQDMTIPSQMLLSTVARLGESYGLGYVILVLRGSKSSKIQASHQELSVYGIGKDRPEEFWKTLGGKLQQHGYLAEAGTIYPTFKLTQMAWEKLKGKEKILLPMEESLSSGKRSTVGHEEGLLDELKSLRIQLARKANIPPYAIFGDNSLIEMATYLPIDTDAFMTISGVGQIKAANYGTTFLKVIQAFVKKHQLQPKRKLSSAKPKTTAGSGSEIITLKLFQSGKKIYQIAQERELNHSTIEDHLIRMIEVGKLEVDEVLSKDDLLTIRLAYRRQGSHYLKPLKEHFGDRFSYFQLKAALVGER; this comes from the coding sequence ATGGAGGCAATTATTCAGACAAATGCTCGGGATGTTTTACAGCAATACTTTGGCTATCCAAGCTTTAGAGGAAATCAAGAAGCCATCATCTCCTCTATATTGGCCAAAAAAGACACCATCGTCTTGATGCCTACCGGTGGTGGAAAATCCATTTGCTACCAAGTCCCTGCAATTCTTTCAGAGGGTTTGACCTTGGTAATTTCTCCATTGATATCTCTTATGAAAGATCAAGTGGATGCCTTGAATGCCAATGGGATTTCGGCTGCTTTTTTAAATTCCTCCCAAAGCATCTCCGAACAGCGCCACATCTCCGAACAAATCAAAAAATCTGCAATCAAACTCTTGTATGTGGCACCAGAACGATTGTTTAATGGATCATATCCTTTGATGGATTTCTTGAAGGAAATCACCTTAGGCTTGGTTGCGGTGGATGAGGCTCACTGCGTATCCCAATGGGGACACGATTTCAGACCAGAGTACTTACGTATAGGAGAGCTACGAAGACAATTTCCTAAGGTTCCATTCATTGCCTTGACCGCCACTGCGGATAAACGTACCCGAGCAGATATTGCAGATAAATTGGGGCTTCATACACCCCAATGGTTTATATCCTCCTTTGATCGAAATAATATCACTTACCGAGTGACCACCAAACAAGACGCTATGGGGAAATTGATGGAGTTTTTGGACTTTCATCAAAAAGATTCGGGTATCATATACTGCCTTTCAAGAAAAAATGTAGAAGAAACAGCCGAACAATTACAGGCACGTGGACTTTCTGTGCTCCCTTATCATGCTGGACTAGCACGGGAAATTCGTGAAAAAAACCAAGAACTCTTTATCAAGGACGAGGTCAAAATCATTGTAGCTACTATTGCTTTTGGTATGGGCATCGACAAACCAAACGTTCGGTTTGTGGTACACATGAACATGCCACAAAACATCGAGGGCTATTATCAGGAAACAGGTAGGGCAGGGCGAGATGGGCTGCCAAGTGAAGCTTTGCTATTTTACTCCTACCAGGACTTCATGACCCTCAACCGCATGATGGAGCAAGCAGAAAACAAGGAATTTGTAGAAGTGATGCAAGAAAAACTGCTCCGAATGAATTCTTTTAGCCAAAGTAATATCTGCCGTAGAAAATATTTACTCAACTACTTTGGAGAAAACCATCCTGGAGAATGCGGCAATTGCGATGTCTGCTTTCAAAAAGGAAAACAGCAAGACATGACCATACCTTCCCAGATGCTTCTGTCCACCGTAGCAAGGTTGGGAGAATCTTACGGATTGGGCTATGTGATTTTAGTATTACGAGGCTCTAAGTCAAGTAAAATACAAGCATCTCATCAAGAGCTATCTGTTTACGGAATAGGAAAAGACCGACCGGAAGAGTTTTGGAAAACCCTGGGAGGCAAACTCCAACAGCATGGGTATCTTGCGGAAGCCGGAACAATCTACCCTACGTTCAAACTAACTCAGATGGCGTGGGAAAAATTGAAAGGAAAAGAAAAGATTCTTTTGCCAATGGAGGAAAGCTTAAGCAGTGGTAAGCGCAGTACCGTCGGTCACGAAGAAGGCTTGCTAGATGAATTAAAATCACTTCGCATACAATTGGCTAGAAAAGCAAATATTCCTCCTTATGCCATATTTGGAGACAACTCCTTGATAGAGATGGCCACCTACTTACCCATAGATACAGATGCATTTATGACCATCTCAGGTGTAGGACAAATCAAGGCAGCCAACTATGGCACTACTTTTCTTAAGGTTATCCAAGCATTTGTCAAAAAACATCAACTGCAACCTAAGCGTAAGCTAAGTTCTGCCAAACCCAAAACAACTGCAGGGTCAGGATCCGAAATCATCACTTTAAAACTATTCCAAAGTGGCAAAAAAATATATCAGATAGCCCAAGAGCGAGAACTCAATCATAGTACAATAGAAGACCATCTGATCCGAATGATTGAAGTAGGAAAATTGGAAGTAGATGAAGTTTTGAGCAAAGACGACTTACTAACCATCCGATTAGCATATCGCAGGCAAGGCTCTCATTACCTGAAACCTTTAAAAGAACATTTTGGTGATAGGTTTTCCTATTTTCAATTGAAAGCCGCCTTGGTAGGGGAGCGGTAA
- the gldJ gene encoding gliding motility lipoprotein GldJ — protein MVFGKRKWGLTMASFLLLGGLILSACNKQPGYGRRTAAKPGKTSASTGGNFSFDANDSTKFFVARFADQKIGPRLKYIQGGRTVLGSQEQDIMAFRDNVERTVTIASFYMDETEVTNVDYREFLFYMARKVSADSIQKLEPRDRVWADKMSYNDVYDTYYFRFPGFNFYPVAGVSWVQANTYSKWRTEFVGNLLREKNKIDSTLNKRQLIERGVGIAEYRLPNEAEWEYAAKAMIGTQYNDENQEFGRIYPWDGRGLRNPYNIKRKGRQGDFLVNFKRGRGDYAGIAGSKTNDGEILPTNVYDMPPNDFGLYHMAGNMNEWVNDVYRPLSFQDFDDLNPLRKDGILDTEDTYGTTLITDEFRVYKGGSWRDMAYWMAPGTRRFMHQDSATNHIGFRCAMISIGGRGK, from the coding sequence ATGGTTTTTGGAAAAAGAAAATGGGGATTGACCATGGCTTCCTTCCTTTTGTTAGGAGGTTTAATTCTTTCAGCTTGCAATAAGCAGCCTGGATATGGTCGGAGAACAGCTGCTAAGCCTGGTAAAACCAGTGCCTCTACTGGTGGCAACTTTAGTTTTGATGCGAATGATTCTACCAAATTCTTTGTAGCAAGATTTGCTGATCAAAAAATTGGACCAAGATTGAAATACATCCAAGGAGGTAGGACTGTTTTGGGATCGCAAGAGCAAGATATCATGGCTTTTCGTGACAATGTCGAAAGGACAGTTACCATTGCATCCTTCTACATGGATGAAACAGAGGTTACCAATGTGGATTACCGTGAATTCTTGTTTTACATGGCAAGAAAAGTTAGTGCGGATTCCATACAAAAGCTAGAACCAAGAGACAGAGTGTGGGCAGATAAAATGTCCTACAATGATGTTTATGACACTTACTATTTCCGATTCCCTGGGTTTAATTTTTATCCTGTAGCAGGAGTTTCTTGGGTACAGGCAAACACATACTCTAAATGGAGAACAGAGTTTGTGGGCAACTTATTGAGAGAAAAGAATAAAATCGATAGTACTTTAAATAAGCGTCAGTTGATTGAAAGAGGTGTGGGTATTGCAGAATACAGGTTACCGAATGAAGCTGAATGGGAGTATGCTGCTAAGGCGATGATCGGTACTCAGTATAATGATGAAAATCAAGAATTCGGAAGAATTTACCCTTGGGATGGTCGTGGATTGAGAAATCCATACAATATTAAAAGAAAAGGGCGTCAGGGTGATTTCTTAGTCAATTTTAAAAGAGGTAGAGGGGATTATGCAGGTATCGCAGGTTCCAAAACCAATGATGGAGAAATTCTTCCAACCAATGTCTATGATATGCCACCAAATGATTTTGGCTTGTATCACATGGCAGGTAATATGAATGAGTGGGTCAACGACGTGTATCGTCCACTTTCATTTCAGGATTTTGATGATTTGAACCCATTGAGGAAAGACGGTATATTGGATACGGAAGATACGTATGGAACTACCCTTATTACAGATGAGTTCCGAGTCTATAAAGGAGGTTCTTGGAGAGACATGGCTTACTGGATGGCTCCAGGTACGAGAAGATTTATGCATCAAGACTCTGCTACCAATCACATCGGCTTTAGGTGTGCGATGATCTCGATTGGAGGAAGAGGAAAATAA